The sequence TGTATAGAGTCTATTGGCTTAGTATAGAGCCGAATCGGCTTTGTGCAGAGCCGGTCGGCTGTACATAGTACCGATTggctattttctaaaatatgatGTCATTTTACATGtgtttttaacttaaaataccaaaattgGTAAAAAGAAGTTCTTAGAAGAGATTCgtgataattattaggattctaaatatatttagtgataattatttgaattttaaagattttattttattagatattaatctgataaaggaaaaaggtAATCAATTCCTTTAGTTTAAACAAGGATCTGCTCCTCTAGGGTTTCTGATCCTactactataaaaataataatatgaccTAATTCTAGGGTTGACAATTCCCatcattttcttagcaatcaatatcaatattGAGTTAGAGAGAAATACGGAGAAAACTCTACGTTCTTAAAGACAAAGAGTTTTTTCTGGTAACTATAGAGAGAAGCCACTAAGAAAGCACTTTAGATTTGTAAACCTTTTTGTGGAATGACAAAAAAATTCCTAAAACCTAAGAAGCACTGGATCTTTAATCAATCCTTGATTCTACCACCTCATCATCTCCAAAGACTCGCATATCAACAATCTACGATGACAACTTAAGGGTTCCCCAACATCCATCACCATCAATCCTTGTTAATTTATTGATCTTTGAATGACTAGCACAATTCATATGATTAGATTAAGGTTTTTCTTgaattattatgttttttattttattagattttgaattaattgtgtaaaatttaatgttgcgataaattgtggcattaataatattaaatgagatgagatttatttaagtcagtgagtgtcaggcttactacgggattcggtagCCTTACGCATACCTATTCCCTaatgccggtcacgggcccacagatagGGTCGTGACAATTGTATCAATGGCAATTAAAGAGTACttactaacaataataaatattatacaagATTGTTAGTAGCAATAATAATTTGCATTATCAAAAACACATATAAAATCTTGGGgtcaatattattatattttgacgtatagaatttttattttgacacttgtacttatttttgatacatagaatttaagtttatgtataatttattaataatttttatattattgtactaataaaaatttaaaatataaaaatttaaaaattataataaaaaaatattataaataattataaaatattaaaaatcctaataatttctttacaactactaaaatagtatatacaccataactaataaaagagtaacaaatattatgaatattttatactttaatattagattattGACAGATATTCacttatttaaaactaataaatatatatcaataataaagaTTTGATATATGAGTGGAGACATTCACCAAAATCTTGCAGGAATTTTTCCCATATTACAGCCGCATCATTCACCATCCATCTTCATTGACGAAATTTAGCTATCTCTCTAGTTCAACTCACGCCTATCTGCATGGGCAAGCTTTTGGGATTCAGCATCTGTATCCACGACGTCAAATGAGATAAAATGATTCgatattaaattaatgaaaaatcacaaaatctaaaggtttatatataaaattgctaaaattaaaagtttctCAATCGAATtacaaattgaaagaaatattacaataaggctataaatatataattacatcttaattatatttaacaaaaaCTCAATTAGTTTCAAAAACCGATAAGAAGTATTATTAAAACCTTGATAATCTcaactaaatttatattcgTTAGAAATTGTatctattcttattttattaataaaaaaaaaaggctctTATATGTTCCGGAATCTGTTGGTTATtagtgattttttttattttattttaagagtcATTTGATTTctgaaaaaatagaataaaaatggGAATGAAAAGAGTATTTCTATTGTTGGTGTTTGATCCATCGAAAATCACTCCTAGATCAGAATAGAATTACATCGTCAATGGAAATTATGGCTGGCAATTCGTACTATATCGTATAGCGATACATATAtaacataaaacaaattaatttgaatataatcTGTTTAACTAAAACATCAAACTCAAACactgatatatttatttactagaTTAAATGGATCGACCCGTATAacctatttaataaatttaattttttaaataaaaaactaactattatattttctaaaatatatttatttaataatagactgacttaaattaaatttcttattttaaaatataattatattcttataaataataaaattattcatataaatatagaaaagaaagaataaatatatttaaatgtgTTTATGATATGAACCGGTTTATCTTAAATCCAAACTTATTTAATCACGTGTCGTGTCAAAAGTTGCTGGCCCTAATGGAAATCATCCGTTcctctatttttcttaagaaataaaaagttcATTCCATGATAATCAAgtcaaatcaattataaatgatTAAACACGTGAATAATAATTTGccattcatataaatattatttttgtatatttattacatataaaagttacaaattaaatattattatttttttaactatattttaaaattattattggtatctccataaataaattttattttcattccaTATTCAACCaaacaatatttaaaatagaattattctcatttttattcttatttttctctattttcatTCTCATTCCTCTCCATTCACATtcctattttctttatcatttcCGAATTTGAACCAAAAGGatcctaaattttttatcactGCAGGCATGATGCAAGAATAGAGGATTGAACCCTCATCCTGCAGTATGTATATAAAACAGTCTTGCAATCAAGTAATCACGTCAGAAATTAGGATGACTTTTTCAtagttgaaatatatatttttatttatatactaaattgatatataattaacacatatttattaattttaaatactgatatatatgaataattcaatactaaaatataaaattttatttatatatatatatatatattattttttatttattttaatgtatatatatgatataaataaaaattatccagaaaaatatacccatacgaaaaagaaaataattatcagACAACTCAAACAAAAGTGCCATAAGCTTTTGGGTTAGAGGAGAAAatgtaaaacaaaaaattaaaaaaaaaaggtaaattagTGGTCTAACTCTATAGAGGAAAAAAAGTCGTTTTGAGTGCCTAAACTCTAAATATGGTAAAACAAcacaacaataacaataataataacaataataaaagatttaaattatattgctTCGTTTTTTTTACCTGCCAGGGCTCTTAATTTAGACTAAGCATGTTTCTGTTGAGGAGGTCCCTCCTCATGTGATGACTTTTGTTTTGGAAGACATTGATTTTGAGCCTTCAATGCTTCCTTAACAAAggtttttcctttgttttcgaaattaaaaaaataaaataaaacttcttTGTACTGATAAAGAATGGTTAGAATTAACAATCTACCAATGATGGggtcaattttctttttatatatatattttttgattgcAACACCAATGGCCATAGGGACTCAAAATTTGAGAGATGGAGGTGGgttgttttattcattttcttattttttatttcttgaatAATCCTACAGAATTTAAATAAGGACTGATCTTGTTTACATCTTTGAAACAATTAATTGATCAACTACCCATTTGCTTGGTgactaagaaaaataagaggGAGGAGAAGGAAATGATGTGGAATCCAAGGGAGAATATTAATGGGCAAAAGAATGGAGGAGAAAAGTGCATAGCAGTGGCTATAGACAAGGATAAAACAAGCCAACATGCATTGAAATGGGCATTAGATCATATTGTTACCAGAGGTGAAACTTTGAAACTTGTTCATGTTAAAGAAAGGACACCATCATTCCCTTCTCCAGTCCAAGGTATGTATAACTATCTCTCACAACCACAATTTCTTTTGTCCTGAATTAATGTCATTTTGGATTCTGGTATTATAGCAGGTGATAAAGATGATCCTCCAGTGCATCAACGGATTGACAGCAATACCATGGAGTTGTTGCTTCCATTTCGATGTTTCTGCCGGCGTAGACAAGTAGGGTTTCTtctctttattaattaaactaaCGTTCGAAAAACCTGCTCTTTTAGCGACGGTCAAAATCTGCTGCTAAAAGCTAAAAATTTCATTACTAATTATCTTTATCTATAAACTCAattgtgatttctttttcttcaataaCAGTTCTGAAGATGATTTTAATACTAACTAAATTACACCCAATTGGTAATTAACCTGAAGAACTCTCTATTCATGACCATTTACATATACagcaatattttttttgttattggCATCAAGTAGATAGAATGCGAGACCATTGTACTTGAAGATGTAGATGTAGCAAAAGCACTGATTGCATATGTTTGCCAACAAGGAGTTGACACTTTGTTTCTTGGTTCTACCTCCAGGAATGGGCTCTCTAGGTAATCTAATTTCAGTATTTTgatacatttttaattaacaaatgTCAGACTCGTTTGAAAATAATGGTTTCATCTATAATCTTACAGACTCTTCAGGACTACAGATATTCCAAGCAATGTCTTAAAGTGGGCACCAGATTTCTGCACAGTGTATGTAGTTTCAAAAGGGAGGATCAGCACCGTCAGGACTGCAACTCGTCCAGTCCCAACACTTCAAATTAGTGGAGGGCTGCCACTTGCTCAACGTACCTCCACTGCGGACCCAATGCATAACACGTAAGCCAGTTGCATGAATAGgttattttaatacaattgTCTATAAACTTAAGCTGTTTAGGTTAAAAACAcacacaaagaaaaaaaggttaaGTAGTTATTCATTTAGTTGGTACCATATTAAAACAGATTGAAGTTGTTGAAGATTTGTTCCAGTCACCTACctattttaagttaatttttagcCAGAAATAATGTGGAACATGTTAGAATTATTACCTTTTTAGAAAGATATTTCTTTGCTATTTCTTGGCCTAATAACAGGTGTATTACATCTAATGGTAAACTGAGCTATACATATTAGTTGATTTTAGTGTATTTCTCCCTTGAAAAGGGGGAGTGTGAAGTTTAAAGAGGAAGgatgaaacaaaaaattaagttaacaGATAATAAAGccacaaaataattattgttataCTTGCCTAATAAAGcatataatatattcaaaGGATAAAAGCTTAccattatattattatgtgttaaatattactttttgGAAGTTTTTTCTGAAAACTAACCTTATCATTCAAATAATCCTTGTACTAGCTAGTCTATTATTCAATTGGAttcattttttgaaatatatatatatatatatatatatatatatgaattttaatatttttataaatttattgaataaagatattaaatattaaactaatttatatagaaagctttttctttaaaaattttacataaaaatattttaatatataattttatataaaaattacaaatcaaaatattttatataaatttaactaaattttataattttttttaaataaacatttaaAGTAATTATGACACTtcgaaatttatatatatatatatatatatatatatatatatatatattatagaaaacccaaaattagaaaagaacatTCAGATATACAAATACAGCAAGCaactataaatattaacaGCAAGCTGTTCTTGGAATTTTAGATAAAAGGATTCTTTAGCAATTATAAGCACAAAATGAACATAGCTattggattaaatatattatatctatCATGTGCTTGCTTAAAccatcattttttcttttgcagattATATAAGAGATTGTATGATGAGATGCCTGCAGCTGACTTTGATAACCCATTGACTAGTTCAGGAAGGATAAGCACAGATAGCAATTTCCTAAACTTTTATGAATATCTTGGTGGGTCATGTGAGTTAACCTGTAGAGAGTCTACAAGGAATTCATATACAGAGGCAACATTCTCTGAG is a genomic window of Ricinus communis isolate WT05 ecotype wild-type chromosome 2, ASM1957865v1, whole genome shotgun sequence containing:
- the LOC112535604 gene encoding U-box domain-containing protein 51, which gives rise to MMWNPRENINGQKNGGEKCIAVAIDKDKTSQHALKWALDHIVTRGETLKLVHVKERTPSFPSPVQGDKDDPPVHQRIDSNTMELLLPFRCFCRRRQIECETIVLEDVDVAKALIAYVCQQGVDTLFLGSTSRNGLSRLFRTTDIPSNVLKWAPDFCTVYVVSKGRISTVRTATRPVPTLQISGGLPLAQRTSTADPMHNTLYKRLYDEMPAADFDNPLTSSGRISTDSNFLNFYEYLGGSCELTCRESTRNSYTEATFSESPLHLIASFPEYNNDSDNILVTILCSFDVYEEEMRRLKTELKQTIEMYHAACKEVLALKQKASELEEWRRKEESKRLQEAHIIQQNALEMAERENTKEKTKCNVAAIGTAEAVQKLVQIEVQKRMNAEMKALREAEKHQVLDALSHSNIVLKYQSLYHMMVVLFLFYLYFSILK